GACCTGACGGAAGATGACCCACTGCTGGCCGATGGTCCACACGTTGGTGGTGACCCAGTACAGGACCACACCGATGGGGAAGGTCCAGGACAGCCAACCGAGGAAGACCGGCATGATGTAGAGCATCAGCTTCTGGGCCTGCTGCTGCTCGGCCGCCGCCTGGGAGTTGCGGCCCTGCATCATCTTGGTGGAGTAGTAGGTCGTCCCGACCTGCAGGGCGACCAGCGCGATCGCGCCGATCCCGGCGCCACCAGCGGCGGTATTGGCCAGCGAGTCGATACCGAAGAAGTTGGCGGTCGTCAGCTCGGGGATGCGGTCCCCGAAGGTCAGCGCCACGCCGATGCGTTCGGACACGTCGATGAAGATGCGGTCCAGCGCGCCGACCGGGCTGGGCTGCAGGACCTGGAACAGGGCGAAGAAGATCGGCATCTGCAGCACGAGCGGCAGGCAACCCCCGACGGGGTTGACGTTGTGCTCCTGGTACAGCGCCATCTGCGCTTCGCGCTGCTTCTCCTTGGCAGCCTTGTACTTCTCGGGATCGGTCTTCATCAACGTCTTGTCGACGTCGTACTTCTTCTGGAGCTTCTTGAGCTCGGGCTGCAGCTTCTGCATCGAGCGCATCGACTTGGTCTGGCGCACCGCGAGGGGCACCAGGAACAGCCGGACGGTCAGGGTCAGCAGGATGATGCTGAAGCCCCACTTGTAGCCACCTGCGATTGGGTCGAGCAGGTTGGCGTACATGTGCAGGATGGCGGAAAGGCCGTCCTGGAGACCGTTCCAGATCTGGCTGAAGAACGTCATCAGAAGTGCTCCTCCTGGCGCGCTTCGGACGCGTCAGCTGGGGGGTGGAGTTCGGGAGGTGTCGTGGAGCCGCGGCGTGGTCGTCGCTGTGGGACCGGGTCGAGTCCGGTGCCGCCCCACGGGTGACATCGGCCGAGGCGACGAAGCGTCAACCACGTCCCTCGGACGGCACCGTGAACGCGGATGGCCTCGAGGCCATAGGCGGAGCAGGTGGGGTGGTACCGACAGGTCTCGGCCCGCTTGGGCACGAGCCGATACAGCCTGATCAGGCCGGTCAGCACCCAGGCGAGCGGTGAGGTCCTCACGCGGC
The nucleotide sequence above comes from Euzebya pacifica. Encoded proteins:
- a CDS encoding YidC/Oxa1 family membrane protein insertase, which gives rise to MTFFSQIWNGLQDGLSAILHMYANLLDPIAGGYKWGFSIILLTLTVRLFLVPLAVRQTKSMRSMQKLQPELKKLQKKYDVDKTLMKTDPEKYKAAKEKQREAQMALYQEHNVNPVGGCLPLVLQMPIFFALFQVLQPSPVGALDRIFIDVSERIGVALTFGDRIPELTTANFFGIDSLANTAAGGAGIGAIALVALQVGTTYYSTKMMQGRNSQAAAEQQQAQKLMLYIMPVFLGWLSWTFPIGVVLYWVTTNVWTIGQQWVIFRQVEAQEARDEEARAEARKERARARANKNQSGGTTAKKKPSDSASNGRATDGTANGRANKGGTSKGGPGKGGTAKDAVNGSGDDTSASSDSEASSTNKGRRSKR
- the yidD gene encoding membrane protein insertion efficiency factor YidD; the protein is MRTSPLAWVLTGLIRLYRLVPKRAETCRYHPTCSAYGLEAIRVHGAVRGTWLTLRRLGRCHPWGGTGLDPVPQRRPRRGSTTPPELHPPADASEARQEEHF